A single window of Bradyrhizobium daqingense DNA harbors:
- a CDS encoding sigma-54-dependent transcriptional regulator, translated as MAASILIADDDAVARRLVENMVQKCGYETVVVDSGDAAIAALTAPEAPAIDGVILDLVMPGLDGMGVLAKIREAGLSIPVIVQTAHGGIDNVISAMRAGAADFVVKPVGLERLQVSLRNSLNASALKGELQRIRHSREGRLTFADIITRSEAMAGVMRAAQKAANSSIPVLIEGESGVGKEMFARAIHGSGERKAKPFVAVNCGAIPDNLVESILFGHEKGAFTGATERHMGKFVEAHGGTLFLDEVSELPLTAQVKLLRALQEGAVEAVGGRKPVKVDVRIVSATNRKLLERVKQGHFREDLFYRLHVLPLTIPSLRARREDIPHLLRHFLARFAAEENRPITGISGEAVAHLAQLDWPGNIRQLENAVYRAVVMSDGDQLGLGDFPLLAAQAHAADIPTAPLMIEPMAAPSLVSSNEIPIAPLASAASLSMLTANGDVRPLEEMENEIIRFAISHYRGQMSEVARRLRIGRSTLYRKLDEAGVPGHGGKSGEETH; from the coding sequence ATGGCTGCCAGTATTTTGATCGCCGACGACGACGCTGTAGCCCGCCGTCTGGTCGAAAACATGGTGCAGAAATGCGGCTATGAGACGGTCGTCGTGGACTCCGGTGACGCCGCGATCGCCGCCCTCACCGCGCCCGAGGCCCCCGCGATCGACGGCGTCATCCTCGATCTCGTCATGCCCGGCCTCGACGGCATGGGCGTGCTGGCGAAAATTCGAGAGGCCGGCCTCAGCATCCCCGTCATCGTCCAGACCGCACATGGCGGCATCGACAACGTGATCTCGGCGATGCGCGCCGGCGCGGCCGATTTCGTCGTCAAGCCGGTTGGCCTGGAGCGACTTCAGGTCTCGCTGCGCAACTCGCTCAACGCCTCCGCGCTGAAGGGCGAATTGCAGCGCATCCGTCACAGCCGCGAGGGCCGGCTGACCTTCGCCGACATCATCACCCGCTCCGAGGCCATGGCGGGCGTGATGCGCGCCGCGCAGAAGGCCGCGAACTCCTCGATACCCGTGCTGATCGAAGGCGAGTCCGGCGTCGGCAAAGAGATGTTCGCGCGGGCCATCCATGGCAGCGGCGAGCGCAAGGCAAAACCCTTCGTCGCCGTCAATTGCGGTGCGATCCCCGACAATCTCGTCGAGTCCATCCTGTTCGGGCACGAGAAGGGCGCATTCACCGGCGCCACCGAGCGGCACATGGGCAAGTTCGTCGAGGCCCATGGCGGCACGCTGTTCCTGGACGAGGTCAGCGAGCTGCCGCTGACCGCGCAGGTCAAGCTGTTGCGCGCGCTCCAGGAAGGCGCAGTCGAGGCGGTCGGCGGCCGCAAGCCCGTCAAGGTCGACGTGCGCATCGTCTCCGCAACCAACCGCAAGCTCCTCGAGCGGGTCAAGCAGGGACACTTCCGCGAAGACCTGTTCTATCGCCTGCATGTGCTGCCGCTGACGATCCCCTCGCTGCGCGCCCGGCGCGAGGACATCCCGCATCTGCTGCGGCATTTCCTGGCGCGCTTCGCCGCCGAGGAAAACCGCCCCATCACCGGCATCAGCGGCGAAGCGGTGGCGCATCTCGCCCAGCTCGACTGGCCCGGCAACATCCGCCAGCTCGAAAACGCGGTCTACCGCGCGGTGGTGATGAGCGACGGCGACCAGCTCGGTCTTGGCGATTTCCCCCTGCTGGCCGCGCAGGCGCATGCTGCCGACATTCCGACTGCGCCATTGATGATCGAGCCGATGGCGGCGCCTTCGCTGGTATCTAGTAACGAAATACCGATAGCCCCCCTCGCCTCGGCGGCAAGTCTCTCCATGCTGACGGCGAATGGCGATGTCCGCCCGCTGGAGGAGATGGAGAACGAGATCATCCGGTTCGCGATCTCGCATTATCGCGGGCAGATGTCCGAAGTCGCCCGCCGCCTCAGAATCGGCCGCTCAACGCTCTACCGCAAACTCGACGAAGCCGGGGTTCCCGGCCACGGCGGGAAAAGCGGCGAGGAGACGCACTGA